A window of Chiloscyllium plagiosum isolate BGI_BamShark_2017 chromosome 2, ASM401019v2, whole genome shotgun sequence genomic DNA:
TCTCATTTCCTGCTTGCCATCAAGTTCTTTCCATATGTCAGTACATTACCCAAAATCCTATCTGCTTTAATTTTACAGGCTTATCTCTTCTGTATGAGTTTATTGAAAATCTTCTGAAATTCCAAGTAAACTGCATTCATTGCCTCCCGCTTATTAACTTTGCGAGTTATATCCTCTCAAAtatccagcagatttgtcaagcaatTTGCTTTTGTAAATTTGCTCTGGTGTTGCCtgatcctgctcctgttttccaagtgctttgctattaaatcttttataatggactctagcattttcctcgagcatgtcagactaactggtctataatttcctgcttcctccctacttgcttttttttaaataatgggatGACATTAACTACCCTGCAATCCATAGAGACTGTTCTAGAGTCTACAAAATTTTGAACGATAACCATCAATGTATCCACTAACTCTACAGTCATTTCCTTAACTACTCTGGGATGTAACTATCAGGCACTGGGAATTTATCAGCCATTAATTCCATCAATTTCCCAACATCAGGTCTGCatcaatactgatttccttcagttcttcccGCTCACATGACCCTGCATTCCTCAACATGTTCGGAACATTATTTGTGTTCACCTTTGTGAAGgcagaaagagaggactgcagatgctggagatcagagctgaaaaatgtgttgctggaaaagcgcagcaggttaggcagcatcaaaggagcaggagaatcaacgtttcgggcataagcccttcttcaggaatgaggagggtgtgccaagcaggctaagataaaaggtagggaggggggactNNNNNNNNNNNNNNNNNNNNNNNNNNNNNNNNNNNNNNNNNNNNNNNNNNNNNNNNNNNNNNNNNNNNNNNNNNNNNNNNNNNNNNNNNNNNNNNNNNNNNNNNNNNNNNNNNNNNNNNNNNNNNNNNNNNNNNNNNNNNNNNNNNNNNNNNNNNNNNNNNNNNNNNNNNNNNNNNNNNNNNNNNNNNNNNNNNNNNNNNNNNNNNNNNNNNNNNNNNNNNNNNNNNNNNNNNNNNNNNNNNNNNNNNNNNNNNNNNNNNNNNNNNNNNNNNNNNNNNNNNNNNNNNNNNNNNNNNNNNNNNNNNNNNNNNNNNNNNNNNNNNNNNNNNNNNNNNNNNNNNNNNNNNNNNNNNNNNNNNNNNNNNNNNNNNNNNNNNNNNNNNNNNNNNNNNNNNNNNNNNNNNNNNNNNNNNNNNNNNNNNNNNNNNNNNNNNNNNNNNNNNNNNNNNNNNNNNNNNNNNNNNNNNNNNNNNNNNNNNNNNNNNNNNNNNNNNNNNNNNNNNNNNNNNNNNNNNNNNNNNNNNNNNNNNNNNNNNNNNNNNNNNNNNNNNNNNNNNNNNNNNNNNNNNNNNNNNNNNNNNNNNNNNNNNNNNNNNNNNNNNNNNNNNNNNNNNNNNNNNNNNNNNNNNNNNNNNNNNNNNNNNNNNNNNNNNNNNNNNNNNNNNNNNNNNNNNNNNNNNNNNNNNNNNNNNNNNNNNNNNNNNNNNNNNNNNNNNNNNNNNNNNNNNNNNNNNNNNNNNNNNNNNNNNNNNNNNNNNNNNNNNNNNNNNNNNNNNNNNNNNNNNNNNNNNNNNNNNNNNNNNNNNNNNNNNNNNNNNNNNNNNNNNNNNNNNNNNNNNNNNNNNNNNNNNNNNNNNNNNNNNNNNNNNNNNNNNNNNNNNNNNNNNNNNNNNNNNNNNNNNNNNNNNNNNNNNNNNNNNNNNNNNNNNNNNNNNNNNNNNNNNNNNNNNNNNNNNNNNNNNNNNNNNNNNNNNNNNNNNNNNNNNNNNNNNNNNNNNNNNNNNNNNNNNNNNNNNNNNNNNNNNNNNNNNNNNNNNNNNNNNNNNNNNNNNNNNNNNNNNNNNNNNNNNNNNNNNNNNNNNNNNNNNNcccatggctactcctttggtttggaggaagtaggaggattggaaagagaagttgttcagagtgaggaccagttcagtcagtcgaaggagggtgtcagtggaagagtactggttggttcggcgggaaaggaagaagcggagggctttgaggccttcgtgatgggggatggaggtgtatagggactggatgtccatggtgaagataaggcgttggggggggtggggaagcgaaaatcatggaggacgtggagggcgtgggtggtgtcccaaacgtaggtgtggagttcttggactaagggggacaggaccgtgtcaaggtatgcagagatgttggactaagggggacaggaccgtgtcaaggtatgcattGGACTAAGGGGGAACAAGTTTGTGAaggaagaacaaaacaaaatggattAAATTAGTCTGCTATCTTCTTCTTTTCCCCATTATAAGCTCTTCAGTTTAtgactgtaagggacctacatttgtctcagttaatcttttttctcttcacatctcGCTGGTTCCATCTGCTTTCTGGCTGTTACCTGCATAGCAATGCTTGAGGCTGTGGATTTGATAAAGGTTTAATAGGcagcctgtcttgctgtgttcttccagcttcctgcctgtctaatgTGGCTGGACAGTCCCTCAACACACTGACTTGTCTGACAGTAGAAGGTTTAGCAGTTATAAGATCAGTAGGTGACTTGCTCAAAGTTGTCTGCACATAACCTTCTAATGTTTTGGAACAAATtgacaaatcatttttaaaatttgactaTAAGCCTGTGTAAGATCCTATGTTCAAGACCTGTGCCACTATGGGCTCCACACAGAAATTGACATTGCTCTCAGCAGACGGGGATCAGACAAATGTTCAGTAAAAAGTGCAAATTTGATCCTCCAATTCTTCCACTGATTTGGTGTAGATAGAAATAGCAATCCTTTCAGTCAGCCATTTACAATTAGTAAGGAGACTTGTCTGGATGTCTGGCTATTGAGCAGAAGCAAGTGTCGAGCCACCTCTGCCTTACCTCCACACTGTATCTCCATCTCTTCCCCAACTTTGATATCTACATCTGACAGGGAGTGTCACTGCACTGGTGGCTGGCAAAAGTTGGGAAAGTAGGTTAAATTGTTCTTCAACAGTTAAattggacttcaacagtttcctaatttccccttcccccacctcaccccagttccaaacttccagctcagcactgtcccaatgacttgtcctacctgcctatcttcttttccacctatccactccaccctcctccctgacctatcaccttcatcccctccccactcacctattgtactctatgctactttctccccacctccaccctcctctcacttatctctccacccttcagacactctgcctgtattcctgatgaagggcttttgcccgaaacgtcgattttactgctccttggatgctgcctgaactgctgtgcttttccagcaccactaatccagactctggtttccagcatctgcagtcattgtttttacctaaattgtTTTAAGACTTTGTTCAGAGATATAAGTCCAAACCCTCTCATGACCAAAGATGCAAAATTGGAATTTAAGATTATGTCATGAGTTGGAGTTGTGCGGAGGTTCTATTATGCAGAAATTGCCCAAAAAGTTAATACTTTTGATGGGTTGATTCCACTTGATTGGGATCCTCCATGAATGTTTCTTTCCCTAAACTCAGTGCTACCTACAATGTACCCCATACTTACTTTGGAAATGTTACACTGATTACTACCTGACCAAGCTCAAAGTCAAGCTCAGGAATTAGCTAGTGTAACTGAACAAAACACCAGAGATCACCTCCTCCCTTCAACTGCCCCACCACTGCCCCAGATTAGATCAGGCCACTTGACCCAAATGACCTCACTCTCCCAACTATGACACCCTTGAATTGACATGACCTCACCACCACGCTGACTGGCTTGACTTTCTCCCATTATGAATTCTTGACTTGATTCGAAAATCCTCCTGGCCCAACCCAATATAACTCTCACATCACTACCATTCAACCCCTGGCCCAACCTCCTTTCACACTGCTATCCCTCTCTAACCCTAGTCTACTGCCCACACAACCTGACTCTTGGCCATCATCACTACAACTTCAAACCTACTTTACTCTCCCTCTCCACTTCAGCCAACATTTTGTCCCAGCTCCAATTATGCACTAATTCACACATACAATCACAAATTCACTCATTAAAAGCTTTATAAGCTCACCTGACTATGTAAAATAGGGGAGAATGTCCTGAACTTCCTTTTACTCTCATACACTTGTTGAATTTACCCTGGAGAGATTACACGGGCTTATTTCTGCTTCAGTCAGGGTCCAACATACCGTATGAAAACAGACAGTTCTCTCACCATGCAGGAAACttggtggaggagaaagtgaggactgcagatgctggagagcagggTCAAAAAGCatggtgttggaaaatgtttcaggcataacatCGAATCTCtatctcctcggatgctgcctaacctgcagcAAAATTAGTGGACCAGGCAATGAGCCCAGCATTGCTGCTGAATGGCAAGTCCGGGCCAGAGGCTGTGATTATCaatctgtccttttttttaaggaaaaaatGCAAGTACCAAGactttgttttattaattcatgggatgtaggcattgctggttggACCAGCGagtattgcccatctctaattgcacagaggccagttaagagtcaaccacaatgctatgGGTCtagagccacatgtaggccagatcaggtaaggacagcaactTCCATCCCTGGAGTAAATATACAACTTTCTGTAATGAGACTTAAGAAAAGCTTTGGTTGTATATACTTTTGCTGCACATGCAACCATTTTTTAGGATTATACTGAACTTAGAACACAGGAGAAGTTCATTCAACCCATCTACGGGAGGAAGCACTGTCGCTcagagggcggcacagtggctcagggtgTAGCtctgtggctagcactgctgactcacagcaccgggacccgggttcaattcaaccctcaggtgactgccagtgtgcagtttgcatattctccctgtgtctgcgtggatttccttcagATGCTCTGATGTCCTCCCATAgcccgaagatgtgcaggttaggtggattggcatgctaaaaaaaaaattcccacagagtcctggatgtgcaggctaggtgggttagccaggggaaatgcagggttacaggggtgggtAGCTtggtcttggtgagatgctctttggagggtcggtgtggacatgatgggctgaatgacctgcttccacactgcggggattctataatttactTATAAAATCAAGAAATTAGGATATAAAGGCTACAGTAGATCATCTATTCCTTTCTATTTCAATTTCAACTCCATCATCACATATTTATAGTCACAGGGAAAGTTTGTTATTGAGGCAAAGTTCCTAACCATGAACTGGAAAGCCGGGACATTCCTGACTCAACTATTTTCTGGACATCCAGCTTCATCACACCCCTTGTCAGGCAACAAATTAGTTATTACCAGATGACCATCCATATCCAACTGCTGTTGGCCAGTCAGGGAAACTCAACAGTTTCAACAGCACTACATGGAGCAGTGGCCGCTGCTGAAATTCCATCTGGAAGAGCAGAGTGTCTGGAAGACTGTCAATTATATCCCCCACCTGTAATTAGTCACGTGGGGCCATTCTAGCAGCCTGGAAAATAGTGTAAGATGGAATTGGAGATGAAAGGGGCACTAATTGTCACTAGAGGATCTCCTTCATAGGCCACAGAATCCTTGAATAGGATTCCATCTCCAACTTGAGTGTACAGGTTTCATCAGGGAGTCTCCTCAAACACGCAGAGTCCTCCTGCCACTTCTAAAATGTTAATATCAATGTGGGGAAGCCTCTAATTGCCAACTAATGGTTCAACTGGCCTTTGGGTGAGAGGGCCATCACAAACCTTCCATCTCACTGAGAGTGTAGCATAGTGACAGGAAGATGATGGACATTccacctttcatttttctttgccATATTATCCACTCCTAGAGGGCTAGTAAAATCTATTGAGCAATTatagtacaggaggaggccattcagcccactgaattcATGCTAGCTCTCCATAGAGGAAtggaatcagtctcattctttaTTCACAGCCCTGtaaatttaatttctttaaaagagtctatcaaatttcctttttAACTCATTCTGCATCTCCACTTTTACCACTACATAAGCAGCAAATTCCAGGCTACTACCTCTTGCTGCATAAAAAGCATTCTTGCTTACATGTCTCATGATCTTTTTTGCCAAAGCCTTAAATCTGTACCTCTTAGTCCTTGTACCATAATGGGAACAACTATTCTCCACCTTAGCTAACCTTGTTATGATCCTGTATACCTCCAAGAAATCTCTCTTTAGTCTCCTTTACTCCTAGGAGAAAATACCCTATTTATTATTCCAAATCTCACAGCTATATTTCTACCATTCTGATAAATCTGTTTTGTATTTTCCTGCAATCCTCCTAAACTTTGACGACCAAGGAATTGGCAAGGTAAACCAATGTGGCCTAAACAGTGTTTTATAAAGGTTCTGTATATAATTTCCCTGCATTATTAAGCAGTAAAGCTTGGAACCCATTTGCTGACTACTctctcaatatatcctgtcacatTCAAAACTTTACACTTAATATTAATCACTTATCTCTTTCCCATCCTCCCACTtcatccaaaccaaaggagtagccattggcacccgcatgggccccagctatgcctgcgtcttcgtaggatatgtggaacagtccatcttcagcagctacactggcactaccccccaccttttcctccgctacatcaatgattgtatcggcgctgcctcgtgctcccacgaggaagttgaacagttcatccactttaccaacaccttccaccNNNNNNNNNNNNNNNNNNNNNNNNNNNNNNNNNNNNNNNNNNNNNNNNNNNNNNNNNNNNNNNNNNNNNNNNNNNNNNNNNNNNNNNNNNNNNNNNNNNNNNNNNNNNNNNNNNNNNNNNNNNNNNNNNNNNNNNNNNNNNNNNNNNNNNNNNNNNNNNNNNNNNNNNNNNNNNNNNNNNNNNNNNNNNNNNNNNNNNNNNNNNNNNNNNNNNNNNNNNNNNNNNNNNNNNNNNNNNNNNNNNNNNNNNNNNNNNNNNNNNNNNNNNNNNNNNNNNNNNNNNNNNNNNNNNNNNNNNNNNNNNNNNNNNNNNNNNNNNNNNNNNNNNNNNNNNNNNNNNNNNNNNNNNNNNNNNNNNNNNNNNNNNNNNNNNNNNNNNNNNNNNNNNNNNNNNNNNNNNNNNNNNNNNNNNNNNNNNNNNNNNNNNNNNNNNNNNNNNNNNNNNNNNNNNNNNNNNNNNNNNNNNNNNNNNNNNNNNNNNNNNNNNNNNNNNNNNNNNNNNNNNNNNNNNNNNNNNNNNNNNNNNNNNNNNNNNNNNNNNNNNNNNNNNNNNNNNNNNNNNNNNNNNNNNNNNNNNNNNNNNNNNNNNNNNNNNNNNNNNNNNNNNNNNNNNNNNNNNNNNNNNNNNNNNNNNNNNNNNNNNNNNNNNNNNNNNNNNNNNNNNNNNNNNNNNNNNNNNNNNNNNNNNNNNNNNNNNNNNNNNNNNNNNNNNNNNNNNNNNNNNNNNNNNNNNNNNNNNNNNNNNNNNNNNNNNNNNNNNNNNNNNNNNNNNNNNNNNNNNNNNNNNNNNNNNNNNNNNNNNNNNNNNNNNNNNNNNNNNNNNNNNNNNNNNNNNNNNNNNNNNNNNNNNNNNNNNNNNNNNNNNNNNNNNNNNNNNNNNNNNNNNNNNNNNNNNNNNNNNNNNNaacctccttccacctatcgcatttccaacgcccctcccccaagtccctcctccctaccttttatcttagcctgcttggcacactttcctcattcctgaagaagggctcatgcccgaaacgtcaattctcctgttccctggatgctgcctgacctgctgcgctttttcagcaacacattttcagctctgatctccagcatctgcagtcctcactttcccctttacACTTATTATACCCAGGACAATCTTTCCATATGCACTCTTTAAAACTGTGTATTTTAGACATTATTGCCTCTCCCTATCCTTTCTGCCAAAGGTTCATTATCTTTTGCAACTGACAAAGAATTCATGAACTCATTCTGAGCCAGTTTGGCTACTGGATCATCATTAGGATGTTACTCTGGATTTGTTGTGATGCTTTTAGTTTTAGACTCATCCCCCTCCAACAAATCATCTTCCTGTCTATCCGATGAATTGGACTTTCTACATTCTCTGAATGCCCTTATGACACTTTATGCACTAATAATATCCCACAATTTGAACATGAAactatatttttccacattatactccaaccACCATATTCTTGCCTAATCACTGTCTGTCCGAatccaccttgtaaatgttttaCATCTTACTTGCAACACACATTCCTCCTTAACTTTTATATCATGTAAAATTTGTGCTATTAGTTCATTGATATTTTCATATGAACGCTGCATTTAATTCTATCTTTTTATAAGCTTTCCCTGCCTTGAACAAATTTGCTGGTCCACTCTGTTACTTCTATGCTCTGTCATCCTGATTATTATTTACCTGTACTACTACTACTTTATACTATTGCCTGATTACCAGTAGCATTCAGGGCTCTGTGGATGAGGGTGGGTAAAAGGCATCAGCGTATTCAATCAGCCATAATCCTGTTGATTAacagggcagactcaatgggctgaatgtaaTGAAACCTTTTTGTCCCATACCCATCTTTGAGTCACACTAATCTTATTTCCCATACCCCATTTAGCTTTTAGCTCATGTAGTATTCCAGAAACTTGCTTTTGTGCTAAATATAGAAGCTGCGAGATTGTAATATATTCATCCAAGggatggaggacaggaaaggctgatggactgtAATAAATATCTGCTTGGCACCAATGATAGGACAGGGTGCTGTATTATAGTAGCTGAAAAGGTGTTgatggaacagcgcagcaggtcaggcagcatccagggaacaggagaatcgacgttttgggcataagcccttcttcaggaacttcttcattcctgaagaagggcttatgcccgaaatgtcgattctcctgttccctggatgctgcctgacctgctgcgctgttccagcaacacattttcagctctgatctccagcatctgcagacctcacctgcTCCTGCTGTATTATAGTACAATTTCACTTGAAAGGAAGACACCACAGGACAGGCTGATGGACAGAACAGGGTGCTGGACTGTAATAATCATGTCTACTACAGAAGACAGGACAGTTGCTAACTTTGTTTGCTAACacctctctctttacagatgacAGAACAGCATGCTGGATTGTAACTTATTTCAGTCCAGTACAGAGGGAACAAGGTACTATATTTTAATAAAACAGGTCCACTCCAAAGGACTGGCAGGCTGGATCATGAGATATTTCTGTTTTGCACAGAGGACAAGACAGGTTGTGGTAGTACCACACACTGTTATTTGGTGCCGAGGACAGGACCATATTCGGTGAATTGCAGCCCAAAGCAAGACCCTGTCTAGTGTTCTATCCTGGAGTGAACTCAATTCCAGTCCGGGATCTTGTCCGGGTTGAACTCTATTTCAATCCAGGAGTAAACTGTGTTCCAATGTGGGAGCAAACTCTATTCCAGACCGGGAGTAAACTGTGTTCCAGTCCGGGAGTAAACTCTATTCCACTCCGGGAGTAAACACTGTTCCAGTCTGGAAGTAAACTCTGTTCCAGTCTGGGAATGAACTGTATTCCAGTGCGGGAGTAAACTATGTTCCAGTCCGGGAGTAAACACTATTCCAACTGGGGCAGcacggcagctcagtggttagcactgctgcctcacagcaccagggacctgggttcgattccaccattccagtttcctcccacaatccaaagatgtgcaggtcaggtgaattggccatggaaaattgcccacagtgattGGTGCACTAGTCAGGCGTAAATATAGATCTGGGAGGGTTGTTCTtaagagggttggtatggacttgttgggctgaagggcctatttccatattgtagggaatctaatcagtccAGAGTAAACTATGTTCCAGTCTGGAGTGAACTCTATTCCACTCTGGCAGTAAACTGTGTTACAATCTGGGAGTAAACATTGTACAAGACCGGGAGCAAACTGTGTTCCAGTCCTGGAATAAACTCCATTCCAGTCCGGGAGTAAACTGTGATCCAGTCCGCATTTCCATGATGTCCTGTTTGTTCTCCACGTGGCGGATTCTCTGGAGAAATAAACAAGTGGCTCCACGTCCGGCCTGAGTGTCAGACTGCTCGCGCTCCCTCAGTAACGGTAACAGGTTGGGCCTCGAGCGGGAACTGGGCCTCGCGCCGGAGCTGGACTCGCACCCGGGTTGAGCCGCGGCTTTGCCATGTGGCTGTTGGGGCCTCGGTTGCTCTGGCTCTGGCTCTGGCTCTGGCTCTGTCCGCTGATGTGGGCCGGAGACGCGGTGTTCAATTCGAAGACGTACGGGAGGATGTTAGAAAGCCTATCCAACAAGGTCCCTGTGCAGCAAGTAAACAGCaataacagcagcagcaacaacggTAGCAGTCCTGGGATGGCGGCCGGAGGTAAACTCATCAAGGACGGCAATGTGCCTGCTGATGAACAGTCCATGATGATCCAGCGGGCTCTCTATGTGCTCGTCGCTGTCACCGCCTTGGTGGTTGTGTACTTCGTGGTGAGGACCATCAGGTGAGGGAGAGGGTTTCCCATCTACAGCCATGTTACTGCTTCACCTTAACACTGTTGGTAGCACAGGATGGACTGGGGACAACCAGCAAGTCTGCAATAACAAGAGCAAATCTCAAAATCATAACAGCTCTGAAGGAAGCCTTGTAGCATGTCCTGTCAGTGCCACATCTGAATGAGTAATTCACCTGGTATCATAATCAtagaacagacccttccgtccagctcgtccatgctgaccaactatcctaatctaatctagtcccacttgccagcacttgacccatatccctctaaacccatcttattcacatacccatcaagatgccttttaaatgctgtgattgtaccagcctccaccacttcctctggcagctcattccgtacatgcaccaccctctctgtggaaaagattgccccttaggtcctttttcaattttcctctctcaccctaaacctatggcctctagttctggactcttcatcccaggggaaaaaaaccttgtctagtTATCCATGTCCCACAAGATTTTAAAAGTCTcaatgtcatccctcagtctctaacgttccagggaaaacagccccagccaattagacgtcttcctatagctcaaatatttCAACCCTGGCACATGTCATTTCCCCCATCTTCTGCCTGTGTACCTGCAGGTTTAATGTCAGATAATCCAATTCTCTCTTGAATAAGCTGAATTGAACCCACCTGCAGTACACAAGCAGTGTATCCCAGATCATCACCACTccatggagaaaaaaaattctgatgaaGGCCTAATGCCTGAAATggtgattcttctgctccttgaatgttgcctgacttgctgtgcttttccagcaccatacactcaactgtgatctccagcatctgtagtcctcattttctcctagaaaAAGATTTCTCCCTTTTTACTCCATTATTGATATACCAATTACCTCATGTCAGTGCTCTCTCAATGTTGATCCTTCTgccagtgggaacagtttctccctattcaTTCTGTCCAGAGCCCTCACAATTTTACATAcgtctgtcaaatctcctctcgaCCTTCTTTTCTCAAAAGAAACTTACAACTTTGCCAAA
This region includes:
- the fam174c gene encoding protein FAM174C; this translates as MWLLGPRLLWLWLWLWLCPLMWAGDAVFNSKTYGRMLESLSNKVPVQQVNSNNSSSNNGSSPGMAAGGKLIKDGNVPADEQSMMIQRALYVLVAVTALVVVYFVVRTIRIRKIHRKNRKYGVLSTNLENMEMKPLDQEDDDEDDTLFDVHQSRR